One segment of Oncorhynchus clarkii lewisi isolate Uvic-CL-2024 unplaced genomic scaffold, UVic_Ocla_1.0 unplaced_contig_458_pilon_pilon, whole genome shotgun sequence DNA contains the following:
- the LOC139394276 gene encoding uncharacterized protein: MNKEAITLKQEDDITVKEEYGNEVVKVEKEVEAFRIKTEEETFGVKEASVSIKEESVSIKEEDALGVKNETEDPITTRERHDYRGSSGEPQQPHEAEEAEKSLSRSEHQMDNASPSSLLESQCRASPGMKRLSVLLVDCRTRTGLSGTVIGGEEKKGSDLTHQKIESDTEGMDEDSVSDLSFDSSEDDMFLEGEDPVFDHDTDSDWEPPVPTCPSPSEAGSSSGSTPPGPSRGPTKKRKRGSVPPANRGKERRWHTVLEDDVEPPQPTFKPKRKPGPQLNMTATYSPLQLFQLFFTQSVVESLVSNTNKYGKMKQAGKRVAWKPISTSEFFCYLSLVIYMGLVRLESLKDYWKTSSVYQLPFPSTVMSCKRFLDLSQALHISDPKVDEENEKKKKRGTARFDTLCKIKPLYHSIVEACKTYFQPAQNVSINERMVASKDRIGLQQYMINKPTKCGLKLFVLADSACAYTCNFLVYEGKKSFATGKELSYASVMVLLDFQLLGKGYKLFVDYFYTSPTLFAELRKRGVWACGTIRTSKVGFPKTKVNNMPKWAERGTMRWIRKDGLLFVKWMDAKEVVMCSTIHKSFSGDHVVRRVKDATGAWTTKNIPIPTAVKDFNKSMEGVYLSDVLTGYYNVLHKTMKWYKTFFYHFIDIAVVNAFILHKEMATSCGKPFLSQKAFREQLIKELAGHSTTAPSPVPSAREQLIKELAGHSTTAPSPVPSAREQLIKELAGRSTTAPSPVPSAQEQLIKELAGRSTTAPSPVPSAREQLIKELAGHSTTAPSPVPSAREQLIKELAGRSTTAPSPVPSAREQLIKELAGRSTTAPSPVPSAREQLIKELAGRSTTAPSPVPSVPPATSVHLPKYICAGMDVPKGQRGSAWRRCCVVCKMKSPITCPTCSVTLCFTSERDCYGIWHQQQNIV; the protein is encoded by the exons ATGAATAAGGAGGCTATCACATTGAAACAAGAGGatgatattacagtgaaagaggaaTATGGGAACGAGGTTGTCAAAGTGGAAAAAGAGGTAGAAGCTTTCAGAATCAAAACGGAGGAAGAAACGTTTGGAGTAAAAGAGGCGAGTGTCTCAATAAAAGAGGAGAGTGTCTCAATAAAAGAGGAAGACGCTTTGGGAGTGAAAAACGAGACTGAAGATCCGATTaccacca gagagagacatgactatcgtggatcctccggggagcctcaacaacctcatgaagctgaagaggcagagaagagtctctccagatcagaacaccagatg gacaacgctagcccttcctccctcctggaGTCCCAGTGTCGTGCCTCTCCCGggatgaagaggttgtctgtgctgctggtggactgcaggacaagaacggggctgagtggaactgtgataggaggagaagagaagaaaggatcagatttgactcatcaaa AAATTGAGAGTGACACAGAAGGAATGGACGAGGACTCTGTGAGTGATCTGAGTTTTGATTCCAGCGAGGATGACATGTTTTTGGAAGGAGAAGATCCAGTTTTCGATCA tgacactgactccgactgggagcccccagtgccaactTGTCCATCCccctctgaagctggttcatcctcTGGCTCCACACCTCCCGGGCCGTCTAGAGGACCGacaaagaagaggaagaggggaagtgTGCCACCCGCtaacagagggaaagaaaggCGTTGGCACACCGTCCTAGAAGACGATGTGGAGCCACCCCAACCAACTTTTAAGCCGAAAAGGAAGCCAGGACCTCAGCTAAACATGACTGCTACGTACAGCCCCCTTCAGCTTTTTCAGCTGTTCTTCACCCAATCCGTTGTAGAGTCGCTCGTGTCTAACACGAATAAGTATGGGAAGATGAAGCAAGCAGGCAAAAGGGTAGCATGGAAGCCCATATCCACGTCAGAGTTTTTCTGCTACCTTTCACTGGTCATCTACATGGGGCTGGTGAGGCTGGAAAGCCTGAAGGACTACTGGAAAACGTCATCTGTCTACCAACTGCCTTTCCCCTCGACAGTTATGTCCTGCAAAAGGTTTCTGGATCTCTCCCAGGCGCTTCACATCAGTGACCCAAAGGTTGATGAAGAGAacgagaagaagaagaagaggggcaCAGCGAGGTTCGATACGCTGTGCAAAATCAAACCTCTCTACCACAGCATCGTCGAGGCCTGCAAGACGTACTTTCAGCCAGCCCAGAACGTGTCAATCAATGAGAGGATGGTGGCCTCAAAGGACAGAATTGGCCTCCAACAATACATGATAAACAAACCAACCAAGTGTGGTCTCAAGCTGTTTGTGTTGGCTGACTCTGCGTGTGCCTACACGTGCAATTTCTTGGTCTACGAGGGGAAGAAGAGTTTTGCTACCGGTAAGGAACTCAGCTATGCCTCTGTAATGGtgttattggattttcaactgcTCGGGAAGGGCTACAAACTGTTTGTGGATTACTTCTACACAAGCCCTACCCTGTTTGCAGAGCTTAGGAAGCGGGGAGTgtgggcttgtggcaccattcgtACCTCCAAGGTGGGCTTCCCGAAGACGAAGGTGAACAACATGCCTAAGTGGGCTGAGCGGGGGACCATGAGATGGATCCGTAAAGATGGCCTGCTGTTTGTGAAGTGGATGGATGCCAAAGAGGTGGTGATGTGCTCCACtatccacaagtccttcagtggAGATCACGTCGTCAGGCGTGTGAAGGACGCTACAGGGGCATGGACCACCAAAAATATCCCCATTCCAACTGCGGTAAAGGACTTCAACAAGAGCATGGAAGGTGTGTACCTATCAGATGTGCTGACGGGCTATTACAATGTTCTCCACAAGAcaatgaaatggtacaagacctTCTTCTATCATTTCATCGACATCGCCGTGGTGAATGCATTCATCCTACACAAGGAAATGGCGACGAGCTGTGGAAAGCCCTTCCTCTCACAGAAAGCCTTCCGAGAGCAGCTCATCAAGGAGCTGGCTGGCCACAGCACCACTGCACCAAGTCCTGTCCCTTCTGCTCGAGAGCAGCtcatcaaggagcttgctggcCACAGCACCACTGCACCAAGTCCTGTCCCTTCTGCTCGAGAGCAGCtcatcaaggagcttgctggcCGCAGCACCACTGCACCAAGCCCTGTCCCTTCTGCTCAAGAGCAGCtcatcaaggagcttgctggcCGCAGCACCACTGCACCAAGTCCTGTCCCTTCTGCTCGAGAGCAGCTCATCAAGGAGCTGGCTGGCCACAGCACCACTGCACCAAGTCCTGTCCCTTCTGCTCGAGAGCAGCtcatcaaggagcttgctggcCGCAGCACCACTGCACCAAGCCCTGTCCCTTCTGCTCGAGAGCAGCtcatcaaggagcttgctggcCGCAGCACCACTGCACCAAGCCCTGTCCCTTCTGCTCGAGAGCAGCtcatcaaggagcttgctggcCGCAGCACCACTGCACCAAGCCCTGTCCCTTCTGTCCCTCCTGCCAcaagtgttcatctgcccaaatatatttgtgcaggcatggatgtgcctaagGGCCAAAGGGGCTCAGCATGGAGGCGTTGCTGTGTTGTCTGCAagatgaagtcccccatcacaTGCCCCACATGCtcagtgaccctctgctttacatcgGAGAGAGACTGCTACGGCATCTGGCATCAGCAGCAGAATATTGTCtag